A window of Silurus meridionalis isolate SWU-2019-XX chromosome 28, ASM1480568v1, whole genome shotgun sequence contains these coding sequences:
- the LOC124381463 gene encoding 52 kDa repressor of the inhibitor of the protein kinase-like isoform X2 has protein sequence MVQCFAAECDHSYSKNQCSFFRLPSDIRARRKWEQLCGRPPDISNENSRICSCHFEGGMKSAAPTVFKWTEKVTSSTTSPPVDPKEEVEEKDIMSAAPGGVVVSL, from the exons ATGGTGCAGTGTTTCGCCGCTGAATGCGATCACAGTTACAGTAAAAACCAGTGCAGTTTTTTCCGTTTGCCCTCCGACATCAGAGCGAGGCGGAAATGGGAGCAACTCTGCGG ACGTCCTCCAGACATTTCGAACGAGAACTCGAGGATCTGCAGCTGTCACTTTGAGGGAGGGATGAAGTCTGCAGCTCCCACTGTGTTTAAATGGACTGAGAAGGTCACGTCCTCCACCACGTCTCCTCCTGTGGACCCAAAG gaggaagtggaggagaaggacaTCATGAGTGCAGCTCCAGGGGGCGTGGTTGTGTCTCTCTAA
- the LOC124381463 gene encoding uncharacterized protein LOC124381463 isoform X1 translates to MVQCFAAECDHSYSKNQCSFFRLPSDIRARRKWEQLCGNSFLSACVRVCVRRPPDISNENSRICSCHFEGGMKSAAPTVFKWTEKVTSSTTSPPVDPKEEVEEKDIMSAAPGGVVVSL, encoded by the exons ATGGTGCAGTGTTTCGCCGCTGAATGCGATCACAGTTACAGTAAAAACCAGTGCAGTTTTTTCCGTTTGCCCTCCGACATCAGAGCGAGGCGGAAATGGGAGCAACTCTGCGG CAACAGCTTTCTTtctgcgtgtgtgcgcgtgtgtgttagACGTCCTCCAGACATTTCGAACGAGAACTCGAGGATCTGCAGCTGTCACTTTGAGGGAGGGATGAAGTCTGCAGCTCCCACTGTGTTTAAATGGACTGAGAAGGTCACGTCCTCCACCACGTCTCCTCCTGTGGACCCAAAG gaggaagtggaggagaaggacaTCATGAGTGCAGCTCCAGGGGGCGTGGTTGTGTCTCTCTAA
- the pdlim3a gene encoding PDZ and LIM domain protein 3a isoform X1, translating to MTHYVVLDGPAPWGFRLIGGKDFNQPLIIAKISPGSKASMVDLSPGDIILAIDGICTDNMMHCEAQNRMKQATRQLRLTIQRPETKLWSPRVKEGDRAHPFKLNLEAERQEYRPIGTGHNRRATPFVAAANIDDKRQVVSSAYNSPIGLYSSGNIQDALHGQLRSLIQSKPESPKRLTSIEESDVYRMLQREEGEKEPHEPRQSGSFKALQDYIDNEGTIPVVTKAVQAPVMKPLSPGGNLHKLPMCDKCGNGIVGMVVKVHEKYRHPGCFVCSDCEENLKQKGYYIIDDEIYCETHAHARAKPPESPDL from the exons ATATCTCCAGGCAGCAAAGCCTCTATGGTAGACCTTTCTCCTGGTGACATCATTCTGGCTATAGATGGCATCTGCACCGACAACATGATGCACTGTGAAGCTCAGAATCGCATGAAGCAGGCCACACGACAGCTCCGATTAACCATCCAAAG gcCAGAAACCAAACTGTGGTCACCTCGGGTCAAAGAAGGTGACAGAGCGCATCCATTTAAACTGAACCTGGAGGCAGAGAGACAG GAGTACAGACCAATCGGGACGGGTCATAACCGACGGGCCACACCCTTCGTGGCGGCGGCTAACATTGACGACAAGCGGCAGGTGGTCAGCTCTGCTTACAACTCTCCCATCGGTCTTTATTCTTCAGGCAATATCCAGGATGCTTTACACGGTCAGCTCAGGAGCCTGATACAGAGCAAGCCGGAGAG tcccAAGAGGCTCACGTCTATAGAAGAATCCGATGTGTACCGCATGCTACAGagggaagaaggagaaaaggaaccTCATGAACCCCGCCAATCAGGATCCTTCAAAGCCTTGCAGGACTACATTGATAATGAAG GAACGATTCCCGTGGTGACGAAGGCAGTGCAGGCGCCCGTCATGAAGCCTCTCTCTCCTGGAGGAAACCTGCACAAACTTCCCATGTGTGACAAGTGCGGGAACGGCATAGT tggGATGGTTGTAAAAGTTCATGAGAAGTATCGGCACCCTGGCTGTTTTGTCTGCTCGGACTGTGAGGAGAACCTGAAGCAAAAAGGCTACTATATCATAGACGACGAGATCTACTGCGAAACTCACGCACACGCTCGTGCAAAACCACCCGAAAGTCCAGACCTGtag
- the pdlim3a gene encoding PDZ and LIM domain protein 3a isoform X2 — MVDLSPGDIILAIDGICTDNMMHCEAQNRMKQATRQLRLTIQRPETKLWSPRVKEGDRAHPFKLNLEAERQEYRPIGTGHNRRATPFVAAANIDDKRQVVSSAYNSPIGLYSSGNIQDALHGQLRSLIQSKPESPKRLTSIEESDVYRMLQREEGEKEPHEPRQSGSFKALQDYIDNEGTIPVVTKAVQAPVMKPLSPGGNLHKLPMCDKCGNGIVGMVVKVHEKYRHPGCFVCSDCEENLKQKGYYIIDDEIYCETHAHARAKPPESPDL; from the exons ATGGTAGACCTTTCTCCTGGTGACATCATTCTGGCTATAGATGGCATCTGCACCGACAACATGATGCACTGTGAAGCTCAGAATCGCATGAAGCAGGCCACACGACAGCTCCGATTAACCATCCAAAG gcCAGAAACCAAACTGTGGTCACCTCGGGTCAAAGAAGGTGACAGAGCGCATCCATTTAAACTGAACCTGGAGGCAGAGAGACAG GAGTACAGACCAATCGGGACGGGTCATAACCGACGGGCCACACCCTTCGTGGCGGCGGCTAACATTGACGACAAGCGGCAGGTGGTCAGCTCTGCTTACAACTCTCCCATCGGTCTTTATTCTTCAGGCAATATCCAGGATGCTTTACACGGTCAGCTCAGGAGCCTGATACAGAGCAAGCCGGAGAG tcccAAGAGGCTCACGTCTATAGAAGAATCCGATGTGTACCGCATGCTACAGagggaagaaggagaaaaggaaccTCATGAACCCCGCCAATCAGGATCCTTCAAAGCCTTGCAGGACTACATTGATAATGAAG GAACGATTCCCGTGGTGACGAAGGCAGTGCAGGCGCCCGTCATGAAGCCTCTCTCTCCTGGAGGAAACCTGCACAAACTTCCCATGTGTGACAAGTGCGGGAACGGCATAGT tggGATGGTTGTAAAAGTTCATGAGAAGTATCGGCACCCTGGCTGTTTTGTCTGCTCGGACTGTGAGGAGAACCTGAAGCAAAAAGGCTACTATATCATAGACGACGAGATCTACTGCGAAACTCACGCACACGCTCGTGCAAAACCACCCGAAAGTCCAGACCTGtag